Part of the Megalopta genalis isolate 19385.01 chromosome 6, iyMegGena1_principal, whole genome shotgun sequence genome, ATGGCAGTGCCGTCAATGAAAAGTATGTATCTGTGTATCAGCCTTTAATATATTCAAATTCTTTCAAAGTTTCAATGTGTGAACTTGTACTTTCTACAGAAATTAAAAATACATTATGTACTAGAATAATTTGtacaagcatggatttgaaacaaggACTTGTATGGACAAAATTCTAGcgaacgaagcccagttccgctcattggctcggccgtctcacgACAGCtgttctcgcctctcattggtcactgtttttcgttaataactcgtaaacaaagccgcggattgcatttgtgcCAAGGGAAACGTTACGTCAAAGGACCTCAGGAACTTCCTCATTTTCAAGGAGTAACAAAATTTTGGGATATCTTATATAGAATTTTGTCCACCATTCGTTTTTGTCGATGCCACTAAAAGTTCCCTAGTACCTACACCAGCAGAGTTGGGTATTATTTTGATAAAGTAACGATTTAAATatcgattcgaataaaagatattttatttttattcgaacgtaAATTTAAATTCGAACGTATTTTTTAAGGACAGCTCTTATGGCTTCTATAAAAACTTTTTCCAAGTTTTCGCgtaaaaaaagcatttttttACGAGCATTTAATCGTATGCGAATGATTAATTGCATTTATTcgtagcgtcgaataaaatttgcatCTTTTATCTGTATCTTTATTCGAAGCGTGGTCAGTGGATACTCGTACAGTCATAGAGCTGCTCGGTTTCGTTGTTGCGTTTCTCTCTCTGTCATATCTCGttctttttctgaaaaatctgtGCGGCGCTGGTAGCGCAGTAAAATGTTGGTGACATGCACGCCAGCTTAGGTTTAGCTTAGGGAGGAATGGGGAGGAAGAAAATCATGCAGGTGCTCGTGCAGGTGCTGGATGGTGCCGCAGTAGCGGGAGCAGGACGCAAGACGTAGAGAAGTAGGAGTAGAATGAGGATGAAtcctaatataataattctatatatgtatatatattttattattatatttatatatataatccttataataataatatgttaataatatgttattatgatataatccttataataataatatgaggATGTCTTAATTTACGTGTCTAGACTCATACGTCACATTGTCAGTTCACTCAACTCGGTATAGCTCCCCAGTCAGCAATTTGCCCTgaatttgtaatgaatttgtgCCGAGTACCGAGCCATCTGTTTCCGCAAATCGCCCGAATTTGGCACCAACGTCTTGCCCACGCCAAATCTAGGCCAAACCTTACAGCGCTGCCACATCTGCCACACGAGTGCGACCGACCTGCCCTCTTCAGACGAATACGTTCCGCTACAAGGTGCCGCAAAGATATGTCATTGATTCGACAACGCCAAGTATCTGGTGCCAAATATCGAGCAGCAGTCTTCTTTCAGcagattcgcataaatttcctCGCAAAGTACACTACCAACCGTTTTACATGTACCACTTAGTCGAAGCAGGCTTGCGACGAAATTTCAAATGAAAGTTTCAGGCTTCGTTCAGCGCCATTAAACgaagtggcaaaacgctcaagcTTGTAGACGAATTATCCACTGGAAGTACCTCTGAGGAACACCAGAGGGCGCCATTGTGCATTTCCCGaggttattttaatatatataaatataatatataatattatatatataatatatatcatatatataataatataaaataaataataataaaaaaataatataaaataatgtataatatatatataatattaatatatatatataaattaggtCCAGCAGCTTGGACGTCTTGCCGTTGCGTGTGTAACAACACTGTGCGGACCCTTGAACGAAGCGCGTCAAATTtgaaatgtgtttaatcctttTGCGAGCTCGAACGAAAGCTAGAGGATCGCGTTCTACGACAGAGCCGGTTACGTAGTCGAATGCCTAATCCAAAGAAGGTAAAACCAACATGTTCGTACATGACAAacgattaatgaaattaatatcTTTTTATTAACTTCCATTGTAACATGCATCGAGAAAAGTACTTAAAAAGCATAGTCTTTGGAATAATGTATACATTTCCTATATATAAAACTGATTTCGATTCGATGCTAATTTCTATCTATTCGTAAGGTATAAATATTGGCGTCGATTTAATTCTTAAACTAAACAGCAAAGCTTTCTCGATGGTTTCTTAAGGACAGCTCTTATGGCTTCTATGAAAACTTCATCCAAGTTCTCGCGTTTCAACGCAGAACATTCGACGTATTTACAGGCCTTCACTTTTCTCTTCATTTTCTTGCAGTCTTTCAGGGTAATCGAATCTACGTTTTCCGTGTTTCTAAGATCTCCCTTGGTACCTGTTCGGAACACATTGAAACCACAATAATAAGCAATTAGCGAAATTACAATTTAGGAATAAAttttaggaacaaacgaggaacaGTTGATAGTAATTACCGACGAGAACTACGGGTATGTTTGGACAGTGGTACTTGATTTCTGGATGCCATTTGTTCGCGACATTCTCGTAGGAATTACGAGAATTCACAGAAAAGCAGATTAAAAAGCAGTCGGTCTGAAATGAAATCAGGAAACATCATTGTAAATCAACGTCGAAGAAAGTGGACGGAAATAAGAAGAAACATCGGTGAAAAAGCCCGCTCACATTCGGATAGGATAGAGGCCTGATCCTTTCGTAATCCTCTTGACCAGAAGTATCCCACAGAGTCATGTCGTATTCTTGTCCGTCTACGCATATGCTTCCTGCATAGTTATCGAAGCTGAAGGAAAAATAAATGCAGATGTAAATTGATCGTCGTCGGGCGCGTATCAAGCCACCCGATCGGCCGTCGCAGGATCATTTACAAATAGATCTAATAGATCGATTCTcccaatatatgagccgtttattttgaaagtggcataagtcattttgtttttaagtcgatatatttaagggtttgtgttttaacacgtttaaaaatatgcatactaactttcgagaagatttacttgtatttgttatctcagaatactgatatttttctcagtataaataaagtgacatatgccactttcaaaataaacggctcatatacagggtgtaccaaaaatgtctcgcaatccgaaagtaggggattcctgaggtcatttgaagcaactttttcgttagcgaaaatgcaatccgcggcttcgtttacgagttatcaacgaaaaacagtgaccaatcagaggcgagatcatttggcgcgtgacggccgagccaatgagcagaactgggcttcgcgcactcgttggctgggccgccgcgcgccagccgagctcgcctcttattggtcagtgtttttcgttaataactcgtaaacgaagcctcggaaaaaattttcgcaaaggaaaaagttgcttcgaatgacctcaggaacctcccatttccggattgcgagacattttcgggacgccctgtatatatatttttgtatattatattatattatattatattatattatattatattatattatattatattatattatattatattatattatatatattatattatattatattatattatattatattatattatattatattatattatattatattatattatattatattatattatattatattatattatataaaaaaaaaaatgtatatattttttttcccTGCATACCGTATTATATAGAGTACTTACACCGTAGGCACGTACTCCGACGGGAATTCGTTCGTGGTATATGTAATGAGCATACAGGTTTTGCCAACGGTGCCGTCGCCgatcgtcgtaactttgatggGTCTGTGTCGCGAGGCTGATTTATTGTTCTCTAAACAGTGAAAGATGATTTCAGTGTTCGCAATGATCTCCAAACCCTTGAATTATTCCGAAAGTTAATTTAGAAAGGATTGTTATTTGAAAGTTCCCAAACGAACCGAGATACATGTAACGCGCTATAAcgagatatataatataagcaaaaatgtacaaacgaaagCAAAATGTTCTGCAATTATATTCGGAGCCGCGTATCACGTACTCGTGACAAGGGTGGAACGGATATGTTCGATGTTTCTGTATTTACCCTCATTGTTATTACACATCGCGTACGGGGAACGGAGGGCAGGGTCCAGCGTCGAAGAATTgagtcgagtcgagccgagtcgTGTCGAGCCGAATCGAATCGGTTCTCAGCTTCCCGGTCAATTTGATGACGTTTGTTATCAGCGGTGAACGATGCTAGTTATCTGTCATCCGGCCACCTCCATTATCCGCTACATTATTCGGCTGTGGTAAAACGAAAGAGGTTGATAGCGTCACGATAGTATTGGTATCAAGCAACGTCATTGATATGCGTGCATCAGACTGGCAATGAGATGCGTAGGCATTTGCCAGACGATCGCCCGACTAGAATGGAGCATGACGATAATAATAATGTCTTCGGGCGGCGCGCGCGTTAACGCTACAGCTGCCAATTATTCAAATTGTACGAATGCTTTTGTAGTTCGGTTTTTCGTGATTTTTCTGAAGAAAaatgttgggattatggaatgaaaaaatgaatatgattctaattcttttcttaaaaagactttattttattcctttattgagagaaggtatatgggcgaaaacgatcgaacgACCAAACTCTACCGAGAGTCCGGTAaaaaaaaaacgcttcttttatacccttcttgggttcgtcttatccaccaatcagagacgtttaattgtcgcgtttcacattgtatacgtgacgctgggatccccaaacagtcaggacacgatgtgtatctaatggtaccggtgatgatgtatcgcggtatctattatagacagtttacatcaccgtcgttgcccgctgacggaaccgacgaaaatgtaaaccgatatcttagtatcttagtactaagtaaactatagattaatttttgttcgaggttaaaatttccttttttttcaacaAAAAAGAACAACGAATAGAACGAATCGCCTCGAATCGCTTTCAGCCGGTTTCGATGGTTCGCAGTTTCCGAGCGTTAGTTCAAAACGAAAAGAAATCGAAAGCCCGTGCAGAACaaatataatacgaaataaaGGCGAACGTCAACGAGCAGCGTGACGGCGGATACGAAACGTTGTCGCGGGCGTTTGTCACCGCGAACGAATGCTTCGCGTCTGATTCACCGCGTACGCCAgtaattatttcattaaaacGACGGAATTATATTTCCGTTGGCTTAAATTCGTAAAACCGACCGACCGGACTCTGTGAAACTGAGATCATCGCACTGTCCTCGCAATTATtcggttgtccggaaagttcctGCCGATTTTCGGTTggtagcgtgagagacctgaccgaatatatcacaactattgaaaacaaatgacatgtgtatatatatatatatatatatatatatataatataatataattatataataattaatatataattatattattattttataatataatataatatatatattataatataataatataatattataatattatagaaacaaatttgaatataagtataatatatatatataatattatattattatattataatatatatattatatattaatataatatattatattatattataaaataataatataattatattatattatataatgtaaatataaatatataatataataatattataatattatattatattatatatatatatatattaacgaTGGAATTCGTTAAAACATTGTAAACGTAATTGGAGTGACACTGGACACTCGGGACAATACGTTATAGCGTTTTGTAAACTTTTGTTTGCTTCGTGGCGCCGGGAGAAACTCTACCGATTTACGCTGGGCGTTCATCGAAATTCGAAAATTTCCAAACCCACACGACGCTCCGTCTTCGAATTTCCAATTTCCGCCCGTATCGGATCAACACGCGACTCGCACGCGCGACCTGACCGAATATATCACAAACTATTGAAAACAAATGGCATGTGTACATATTCTAgaagagataacttcagccatatttggaaaaaagtttgcttacgattcgttaatttttgtCAGTTTTCTACGCCTTAGAATACGGTGGCAAATAAAAAGTGTattataggcatttaatgcttttctttttccgaaagggcaaaaatgccacacaagcggcaaataagataCGCGCTGTCtatggcgaggatgctgtagccgaaagaactgtgcggaagtggtttgctcggtttgaagctggaaatttcgaccttgGAGATCAAGGACGACAAATTTTTTGCCAAAAAACCTGAGAGGTTCTGTTTAGGACGGAATTCTCAAGCTGCATGAAAGATGGAGAAAGGTTGTGGAACAGAACGGTacctatataatttaataaatgtatacCAATATtcaaccccttaacgtgcacgctcgagttaactcgagcgcgctaaactggccagactgtgcacactcgagacaattcgagcggcgttgtactttatgtcgCTATAacttttcacactcgaatgcaatcgagaattgaaaataacaatgtgaaagcaaaaaaaaagcaatcgttttattgatatttatca contains:
- the LOC117220713 gene encoding ras-like GTP-binding protein RhoL, which produces MCNNNEENNKSASRHRPIKVTTIGDGTVGKTCMLITYTTNEFPSEYVPTVFDNYAGSICVDGQEYDMTLWDTSGQEDYERIRPLSYPNTDCFLICFSVNSRNSYENVANKWHPEIKYHCPNIPVVLVGTKGDLRNTENVDSITLKDCKKMKRKVKACKYVECSALKRENLDEVFIEAIRAVLKKPSRKLCCLV